In uncultured Desulfobacter sp., one DNA window encodes the following:
- a CDS encoding class I SAM-dependent methyltransferase has translation MNIKKLIASMANYQTICDYLPADHSTPCSVHSYLKRFYDDFAEPATVLDLGCGEGNSIELFQHLSGDTIWHGADIENSPEVRKRVRNNDFITSFNGVDLPYPDKHFDLIFSNQVLEHVRSPDVLITDAFRVLKPGGSFIGSVSYLEPYHSYSIFNFTPYGIVRVFNDSGFDLKEIRPETDAAALIIRQLVNRYQLFSLLWKYNFLYAILEILATISNLGHRERNFLKIQFSGHLVFLAKRPDRLILYD, from the coding sequence ATGAATATAAAAAAACTTATTGCTTCCATGGCGAATTATCAAACGATCTGTGATTATTTGCCGGCAGACCATTCAACACCGTGTTCTGTCCATTCTTATTTGAAGCGGTTTTATGATGATTTTGCAGAACCTGCTACAGTTCTTGACCTGGGGTGTGGTGAAGGAAATTCCATAGAATTGTTCCAACACCTTAGCGGGGATACGATCTGGCACGGCGCGGATATTGAAAACTCTCCGGAAGTGAGAAAAAGAGTTCGGAATAATGATTTTATCACCAGTTTCAACGGTGTTGACCTTCCATATCCGGACAAGCATTTTGATTTAATCTTCAGCAATCAGGTACTGGAACATGTGCGTTCCCCTGACGTACTCATAACAGATGCTTTTCGAGTCCTTAAACCGGGCGGCAGTTTTATCGGCAGCGTATCTTATTTGGAACCCTATCATTCATACAGTATTTTTAACTTCACACCCTATGGGATTGTGCGTGTGTTTAACGATTCGGGATTTGACTTAAAAGAGATACGGCCGGAAACCGATGCCGCGGCACTCATAATCCGGCAGTTGGTTAACCGATATCAGCTGTTCAGCCTGCTGTGGAAATACAACTTTTTATATGCAATATTAGAAATTCTTGCAACCATATCGAATTTAGGACACAGGGAACGCAATTTTTTGAAAATTCAGTTTTCCGGCCACCTGGTTTTCCTTGCAAAACGTCCTGATAGGTTGATTTTATATGACTGA
- a CDS encoding glycosyltransferase family 4 protein, translating into MTDILVLTSTWPYLEHHHHPQFVNLLCRRLEKYHKLIVVAPYIRGEKPGEGEKASLFRYCFAPFERLTGGDGISTNLKRKPWLYFVIPFYFAGLIIHCRRLIQKRDISVIHAHWIFPQGLAAVLCKVVFRSDIPLLITAHGGDLYGYSEGILSRVKKWVLNRADHITVVSRAMETYCLEKLGCSSEKLSVRSMGVDLQNTFVPGNCRHDARKIIFLGRLVEKKGLDVLIQAIAKVADQVSGIRLDVIGGGADLKTYRSMAQSFGVSEVVRFLGGLPNNEVPLHLQRAAFAVMPFRVARGGDQEGLGLTMVEAIGCGCTVIASDLPAVQDVIEDGKTGFLVPPENPQALAEKIIRVIRAADRGEELCPNARELIIDKFDWDNVAKTYADLLHKLKRRP; encoded by the coding sequence ATGACTGATATTCTTGTTTTAACAAGCACCTGGCCCTATTTAGAACACCATCATCACCCCCAGTTTGTTAATTTGCTCTGCCGGCGACTGGAAAAATACCATAAACTCATTGTTGTGGCCCCGTATATCAGGGGGGAGAAGCCTGGAGAAGGAGAGAAAGCCTCTTTATTCCGATATTGCTTTGCTCCCTTTGAACGGCTCACTGGTGGGGATGGGATTTCCACGAACCTAAAACGCAAGCCGTGGTTGTATTTTGTGATTCCCTTTTATTTTGCAGGCCTGATCATTCATTGCAGGAGGCTGATTCAAAAAAGGGATATCAGCGTAATTCACGCCCATTGGATTTTTCCCCAGGGACTTGCTGCCGTTTTGTGCAAAGTGGTGTTCAGGTCTGATATTCCCTTACTCATTACTGCTCATGGCGGGGATTTGTATGGGTATAGCGAGGGAATCTTGTCTCGGGTTAAAAAATGGGTATTGAACCGGGCTGATCATATCACGGTGGTGAGCCGGGCCATGGAAACTTATTGCTTGGAAAAACTTGGATGCAGTTCTGAAAAATTGAGTGTCCGCTCCATGGGGGTGGACCTGCAGAATACATTTGTGCCGGGGAACTGCAGGCATGATGCGCGTAAAATCATTTTTTTGGGCCGGTTGGTGGAAAAAAAAGGTTTGGATGTGCTTATCCAGGCCATTGCAAAGGTTGCGGACCAGGTTTCCGGGATTCGGTTGGATGTCATCGGGGGGGGGGCGGATCTTAAAACATACAGATCCATGGCCCAGTCTTTTGGGGTGTCGGAGGTGGTCAGATTCCTGGGCGGGCTGCCGAATAATGAGGTGCCCCTGCATCTTCAAAGGGCCGCTTTTGCGGTCATGCCTTTTCGGGTCGCACGGGGTGGTGATCAGGAGGGCTTGGGGCTTACTATGGTGGAAGCCATAGGGTGCGGTTGCACGGTCATTGCTTCTGATCTGCCCGCAGTGCAAGATGTGATTGAAGATGGAAAAACGGGGTTCTTGGTTCCGCCTGAGAATCCCCAGGCATTGGCAGAGAAAATTATCCGGGTTATTCGGGCGGCGGATCGGGGGGAAGAATTATGTCCCAACGCAAGGGAACTGATTATAGATAAATTTGACTGGGACAACGTTGCAAAGACATATGCAGACCTGCTCCACAAATTGAAACGCAGGCCTTAA
- a CDS encoding IS4 family transposase, which yields MHSPEFIDRHKKNKKNFTRKRILTFQTLFLYFMNFVKGSYQDELDHYFKALFRLDVPITFVSKMALSLARRKLKYDAFIEFNHHLLEFFYNRFRSIKTWKGFNLLAIDGSTLKLFKYKGIREHFGVLKPNKGPACVMARVSQMFDVLNKVTIDAIISPFKVGERELFHNHMLNLLPNDLLLLDRGYPAYWIFNLIMSLDSNFCARISKQWKIVQNFIKSGAQEAIIDLHASYQSKKECEEMGLEASPLRLRLIRVELESGEIEVLITSLTDEQKFPYEIFMDLYHKRWPVEVDYLFMKQRIEIGNFSGTTVLSVYQDFHAKVLAKNLTWVLASPAQETVETEDHEKKYEYQLNMTQAISKSKDTLFLLFERPREIIVQLIKDLHALFMAATEPIRPGRKFKRKHKINKREHYMNYKPCL from the coding sequence CTGCATTCCCCGGAATTTATCGACAGACACAAAAAAAACAAGAAAAATTTCACACGTAAACGAATACTTACATTCCAGACGCTTTTTTTGTATTTCATGAACTTTGTTAAAGGCTCATATCAAGACGAACTCGACCATTATTTCAAGGCGTTGTTTCGACTGGATGTGCCAATTACATTCGTCTCAAAAATGGCTTTATCTCTGGCTCGCAGAAAACTTAAATATGACGCCTTCATTGAGTTTAATCACCATCTACTTGAGTTTTTCTATAATCGTTTTCGAAGCATAAAAACCTGGAAGGGGTTTAATCTCCTTGCTATCGACGGTAGCACGCTAAAGTTGTTCAAATACAAAGGAATCAGGGAACATTTCGGCGTATTGAAACCCAATAAAGGGCCTGCTTGTGTAATGGCACGTGTTTCTCAAATGTTCGATGTACTGAATAAGGTTACAATTGATGCCATTATCAGCCCTTTTAAAGTCGGAGAACGCGAGCTGTTCCATAATCATATGCTTAATCTGCTCCCGAATGATTTGCTTTTATTAGATCGTGGCTATCCTGCCTATTGGATTTTTAATCTGATTATGTCTTTGGATAGCAACTTTTGCGCAAGAATTTCAAAACAATGGAAAATCGTTCAAAATTTCATTAAATCAGGTGCCCAGGAAGCCATAATTGATCTTCATGCTTCGTATCAATCAAAAAAAGAATGTGAGGAAATGGGCCTTGAAGCCTCTCCCTTGCGATTGCGCCTCATACGAGTCGAACTCGAAAGCGGTGAAATCGAAGTGCTCATCACCTCATTGACCGATGAACAAAAATTTCCTTATGAAATTTTTATGGACTTATATCATAAACGCTGGCCAGTGGAAGTTGATTATCTTTTCATGAAACAACGCATTGAAATCGGAAATTTTTCCGGCACAACGGTATTGTCTGTCTATCAAGATTTCCATGCAAAAGTCCTGGCAAAAAATCTCACGTGGGTACTGGCCTCCCCAGCTCAGGAGACAGTTGAGACGGAGGACCATGAGAAAAAGTATGAATATCAGCTAAATATGACACAGGCAATTTCAAAATCTAAAGACACACTCTTTTTGCTTTTTGAAAGACCGCGTGAAATTATCGTACAGTTGATTAAGGATCTTCATGCTCTTTTCATGGCGGCAACAGAACCCATTAGACCCGGGCGTAAATTCAAACGGAAACATAAGATCAATAAGCGGGAACACTACATGAATTATAAGCCTTGCCTTTAA
- a CDS encoding pilus assembly PilX N-terminal domain-containing protein, with the protein MHPVNNNEGSALIIALMILVVVTIIGVSSMNTSTIEIKIASNDRLYKTSFYAADGGTEVGRELIEQNIACADGFNAEPLTIGSVEVVDKDFAFQENEPTAGDYPSDTERDIRWPKNDAQPHTNLTVFGNTELSTGSALQMAAGYEGKGKGSASGGGQIIYNVFSKHQGRQKSNVCIRINYRHLIGSEGVCKY; encoded by the coding sequence ATGCATCCTGTAAATAATAACGAAGGCTCCGCCCTTATCATTGCACTGATGATTCTGGTTGTGGTGACGATTATCGGCGTTTCTTCCATGAATACCTCCACCATTGAAATCAAAATTGCCTCCAATGACCGCTTATACAAAACTTCCTTTTACGCGGCAGACGGGGGGACTGAAGTGGGGCGGGAATTGATTGAGCAGAACATTGCCTGTGCCGACGGTTTTAACGCAGAGCCTCTGACCATTGGGAGCGTTGAAGTCGTAGATAAAGATTTTGCATTTCAGGAAAATGAGCCAACCGCTGGTGATTACCCGTCTGATACGGAGAGGGATATCCGCTGGCCGAAAAACGATGCTCAGCCCCACACCAATTTGACCGTATTCGGAAACACTGAACTGTCAACGGGCAGCGCCCTTCAGATGGCTGCAGGATATGAGGGAAAAGGCAAAGGGAGTGCAAGCGGCGGGGGGCAAATTATTTACAATGTTTTTTCCAAACACCAGGGCCGGCAGAAGAGCAATGTTTGTATTCGTATAAATTACAGGCATTTGATAGGAAGTGAAGGTGTTTGTAAATATTAA
- a CDS encoding Uma2 family endonuclease yields the protein MSRQLQEKKWISPEEYLAFEKQSEIKHEFFDGEMFAMTGASLNHNRISRNIERELGVRLKGSSCENLSSDMRVKIEAKEQYTYPDIVIACDDILLEEIDGVETLLNPVVILEILSDSTEAYDRGKKFSRYRLISSLQEYILVSQNYCQVERFIRGDDSWRYFSYEDMEQSVPIDSVDVELLLSDIYYRVGFKGLDIKGAGQDTLPADSQQDKYS from the coding sequence ATGAGTCGGCAACTGCAAGAAAAAAAATGGATAAGTCCGGAAGAATACCTTGCATTTGAAAAACAGTCAGAGATCAAGCACGAGTTCTTTGATGGTGAGATGTTTGCCATGACCGGGGCCAGTTTAAACCACAACCGTATCAGTAGAAATATAGAACGAGAATTGGGGGTGCGTCTAAAAGGATCTTCGTGTGAAAATTTATCCAGCGACATGCGGGTTAAAATCGAGGCGAAAGAACAATATACTTATCCTGATATTGTCATTGCCTGTGACGATATCCTTTTGGAAGAAATTGATGGGGTAGAGACCTTGCTTAACCCGGTCGTTATTCTTGAAATTCTTTCGGACTCAACGGAAGCATATGACCGGGGGAAAAAGTTTTCCCGTTATAGGCTCATTTCTTCGCTCCAGGAGTATATCCTAGTCTCCCAGAACTATTGCCAGGTTGAAAGATTTATCCGGGGAGATGATAGCTGGAGATACTTTTCCTATGAGGACATGGAGCAGAGCGTTCCAATTGATTCTGTTGATGTTGAATTGCTGTTATCAGATATATACTACCGGGTTGGGTTTAAGGGGCTCGATATAAAAGGTGCGGGGCAAGATACCCTTCCCGCAGACAGCCAACAGGACAAATATTCATGA
- a CDS encoding glycosyltransferase family 4 protein: MRVLILTKRQYTGKDLIDDRFGRLWEIPFSLAARHHVKGLCLSYQEKSGGRVEFWESINSGMLKIPGLIQFILRADCLAKDADVIWACSDSIYGIIGFILSKKHNIPLVFDLYDNFEYFLLARLPIVKQIYRAVVRKCDAVTCVSAPLKHLVDTYGRTKNNYIIENAVPAGLFSPLDKEKCRYEFKLPKEIVIVGSIGALAKNRGTKYLINAFFILQKKYPDLHLVLAGPCSIPIPEHDRIHYLGNLPMDKIPLAYNALDVAVICNRDNAFGRYCFPQKAREIMACNIPLIAADVGSMKLLLKDHPDWMYVHDNAQSLARTLENRLENQGTGYPEVTTWQDMANKLEEVFYSLREELRPTVLQDINQRTDGSTLISE; encoded by the coding sequence GTGCGCGTACTGATTCTGACTAAAAGGCAATATACTGGGAAGGATTTGATTGATGACCGTTTTGGCAGGCTGTGGGAAATCCCCTTCAGTCTTGCTGCTCGCCACCATGTTAAAGGTCTTTGCCTGAGTTATCAGGAAAAATCCGGGGGCCGGGTTGAATTTTGGGAAAGTATAAATTCCGGAATGTTAAAGATACCGGGTTTAATACAATTTATCCTGCGTGCCGATTGTCTTGCAAAAGATGCGGACGTCATCTGGGCCTGCTCGGATTCAATTTACGGTATTATTGGATTCATACTTTCAAAAAAGCACAATATCCCCCTTGTATTTGATCTGTACGATAATTTTGAATATTTTCTGCTGGCCCGTTTGCCGATAGTCAAACAAATCTATCGTGCTGTGGTAAGAAAATGTGATGCAGTCACATGCGTCAGCGCCCCGCTTAAACATTTGGTGGATACCTACGGGAGAACAAAAAACAATTATATCATTGAAAATGCAGTTCCGGCAGGACTATTTTCCCCCCTTGATAAAGAGAAATGCCGGTATGAATTCAAACTTCCCAAAGAGATTGTAATTGTCGGAAGCATTGGTGCTTTGGCAAAAAACCGGGGCACAAAATATCTGATCAATGCATTTTTTATATTGCAAAAAAAATATCCGGATCTTCATTTGGTCTTGGCAGGCCCGTGTTCTATTCCGATCCCTGAACATGACAGAATTCATTATCTGGGAAATCTGCCGATGGACAAAATACCATTGGCTTACAATGCATTGGATGTCGCTGTCATCTGTAACAGGGACAATGCTTTTGGCCGATACTGCTTTCCGCAGAAAGCACGGGAAATAATGGCGTGCAACATCCCGCTGATCGCCGCCGACGTTGGAAGTATGAAGTTGCTGCTTAAGGACCATCCGGACTGGATGTATGTGCATGATAATGCTCAAAGCCTTGCCCGGACTCTGGAAAACCGGTTAGAAAATCAGGGAACCGGTTATCCTGAAGTAACCACCTGGCAGGATATGGCAAATAAATTAGAAGAAGTGTTTTATTCATTGAGGGAGGAGCTTCGTCCAACTGTGCTTCAGGATATAAATCAAAGGACAGATGGATCAACCTTGATCAGTGAATGA
- a CDS encoding prepilin-type N-terminal cleavage/methylation domain-containing protein, with amino-acid sequence MNNSGISKRGREDKRRPGQAGFTLLEVMIATSILAIGILGIIQMHISAIQGNETAWKFTESSGFAANEIEGLIRLPYDDDDFVNGSKQQGDYNVSWTVTNSDPIPNVKKITMTVGWTDKGTTKTYISEYYKAISF; translated from the coding sequence ATGAATAACAGTGGGATAAGCAAGAGGGGCCGAGAAGATAAAAGAAGGCCCGGTCAGGCCGGATTCACCCTGCTGGAAGTAATGATTGCAACATCCATACTTGCCATTGGAATTTTGGGGATTATTCAAATGCATATATCCGCAATCCAGGGAAACGAAACCGCCTGGAAATTTACGGAAAGTTCAGGCTTTGCAGCAAATGAAATAGAAGGTTTGATCCGTCTGCCTTACGATGATGACGATTTTGTGAATGGATCAAAACAACAGGGGGACTACAATGTTTCATGGACCGTGACGAATTCTGATCCGATTCCCAATGTCAAAAAAATTACCATGACCGTGGGGTGGACAGACAAGGGCACTACCAAAACATATATTTCTGAATACTATAAAGCCATAAGTTTTTGA
- a CDS encoding RNA-binding domain-containing protein, producing MTINKFLNIISNGEGLTVEFKRSRVKITSDVYQSICAFLNRNGGLVFLGVEDDGTITGVETEALGQMKKDLVTALNNPQKLNPPLYILPQEIRIDGKKVLLLDIPQSSQVHRCNNQIYDRNEDGDFNITDNTNLVAELYVRKQSSYSENRIYPYVTLDDLRNDLIQRVRKLARGQRPDHIWGELDDMELLKSARLFHKDYQTGKQGFTLAAVLLFGNDDVILNILPHHKTDALLRVDNIDRYDDRDDIRTNLIESYDRLMGFTAKHLPDKFHLIGDQRVSIRDRIFREVAANCLIHREYLNPFPAKFIIEKKRVYTENANKPHGYGLINPSNFTPFPKNPVIARVFKEMGRADELGSGVKNIFRFTQTYSGADPQLMEDDIFKIIIPLTEQVTEQVTEQVTEQVKRRRIITEFCKTPRSAAEIMKHLGLKHREHFRSKVLQPLLVEGVLAPTMPSTPKSPQQMYYFTGDDT from the coding sequence ATGACAATAAATAAGTTTTTGAATATTATTTCCAACGGAGAAGGACTAACCGTTGAATTTAAAAGAAGCCGGGTAAAGATTACCTCAGATGTTTATCAAAGTATTTGTGCTTTTCTTAACCGTAACGGCGGGCTTGTCTTCTTAGGTGTGGAGGATGACGGCACTATAACAGGCGTTGAAACAGAGGCTTTAGGGCAAATGAAGAAAGACTTGGTTACGGCCTTAAATAATCCTCAAAAATTGAACCCGCCTTTGTATATTCTGCCCCAGGAAATAAGAATTGACGGTAAAAAAGTCCTTTTACTTGATATCCCACAAAGTTCCCAGGTTCATCGCTGCAACAACCAGATTTATGACCGGAATGAAGATGGTGATTTCAACATTACTGACAATACCAACCTGGTGGCTGAACTATATGTGCGAAAACAGAGCAGCTATTCTGAAAATCGAATCTACCCTTATGTTACATTGGACGATTTGCGCAATGATCTTATCCAGCGCGTGAGAAAATTGGCAAGAGGGCAGCGACCGGACCACATTTGGGGTGAGTTGGATGACATGGAACTATTGAAAAGTGCCCGGCTCTTTCACAAAGACTATCAGACCGGCAAACAGGGATTTACCTTGGCTGCCGTTCTGCTTTTCGGCAATGACGACGTTATCCTAAATATTCTGCCTCACCATAAAACGGACGCATTGCTCAGGGTGGATAATATCGACAGATATGATGATAGGGACGACATTAGGACCAATCTGATCGAAAGCTATGACCGGCTTATGGGGTTTACTGCAAAACATTTGCCGGATAAATTTCACCTGATTGGTGACCAGCGGGTCAGTATAAGGGATCGAATTTTCAGGGAAGTGGCTGCCAACTGTTTGATCCACCGGGAGTATTTGAATCCATTTCCAGCCAAGTTTATCATCGAAAAAAAACGAGTGTATACAGAAAATGCCAATAAACCCCACGGTTATGGTCTGATTAATCCCTCAAACTTCACCCCTTTTCCAAAAAATCCTGTTATCGCCCGGGTATTTAAAGAGATGGGACGAGCTGACGAACTTGGCTCTGGTGTGAAAAACATTTTCCGTTTCACACAAACCTATTCCGGCGCAGATCCACAACTGATGGAGGATGATATTTTTAAAATAATTATCCCTTTGACCGAGCAAGTAACCGAGCAAGTAACCGAGCAAGTAACCGAGCAAGTAAAAAGACGCCGTATAATCACGGAATTTTGCAAAACACCCCGGTCAGCCGCTGAGATTATGAAACATTTGGGGTTGAAACATAGAGAACATTTTCGATCTAAAGTTCTGCAGCCACTGCTGGTTGAAGGGGTGCTGGCCCCAACCATGCCGAGCACCCCTAAAAGTCCTCAACAGATGTATTATTTTACGGGTGATGATACTTGA
- a CDS encoding prepilin-type N-terminal cleavage/methylation domain-containing protein encodes MGSSNEHGFSLIELMVAVAVTGIIVAMIVSAFGDQQETRLSEMQVVDMQQSVRAGILLMTNEIRMIGYDPYGKYKAGITKAGNGVLEGESYTPPGETTPVSGTGPLTFTLVADTDTEDNDNDGQVDENGELKTISFVRYDAYSDNDNDVGITIDSGSNQPLIENIQNLIFEYLDADGNSTTTIDDITAVRINVTVQVDGSKTDYTSQHATRTISTIVHCRNLSL; translated from the coding sequence TTGGGCAGCAGCAATGAGCACGGATTTTCTTTGATTGAACTGATGGTGGCCGTAGCGGTAACCGGTATTATCGTCGCCATGATTGTTTCAGCATTTGGCGATCAGCAGGAGACTCGATTATCCGAGATGCAGGTCGTTGATATGCAGCAAAGTGTTCGGGCGGGGATCTTATTGATGACTAACGAGATACGGATGATTGGATATGATCCCTACGGTAAATATAAGGCAGGCATAACCAAAGCCGGAAACGGTGTTTTGGAAGGTGAAAGCTACACACCGCCGGGAGAAACAACCCCGGTATCCGGAACCGGCCCCTTGACCTTTACTTTGGTGGCAGACACGGATACCGAGGATAACGATAATGATGGCCAGGTGGATGAAAATGGGGAATTAAAGACCATATCTTTTGTCCGCTATGATGCGTATAGTGATAATGATAATGATGTCGGAATTACCATTGACAGCGGGAGCAATCAGCCCTTGATTGAGAACATTCAAAATCTTATTTTTGAATACCTTGATGCAGACGGAAATTCAACCACAACGATTGATGACATTACTGCTGTACGTATTAATGTCACGGTTCAGGTAGATGGCAGTAAAACGGATTATACCTCCCAGCATGCAACGCGAACCATTTCAACAATAGTTCATTGCAGGAATTTGAGTCTATGA
- a CDS encoding glycosyltransferase family 2 protein, with amino-acid sequence MNSKQLKISIITVCLNAKEHIETCINSVLNQTYPHIEYIIVDGDSSDGTREVLYQYEVRLDRLVSEKDNGIAQAMNKGLRLATGDYILFLNADDYLLENHTIEKAVGRMTGDIDIHGFSVLYGDDEKTVKMKSTPFSFMINFKTCIMHQGAFCKRELFDRIGPFNETFSIAMDYDFFLRAYHAKSSIQCHGYPTSFMRDTGVSSQKDFKSLQKRFAEERDAHYKNVIHPGMKMLYHVYWILYPIYRRIKWIKQT; translated from the coding sequence TTGAATTCCAAACAATTGAAAATATCCATAATCACCGTATGTCTCAATGCAAAAGAGCATATTGAAACCTGTATAAACAGTGTGCTGAATCAGACCTATCCACATATTGAATATATTATAGTGGACGGGGATTCCAGCGACGGCACCAGAGAAGTTCTTTATCAATATGAAGTCAGATTGGACCGGCTGGTATCCGAAAAGGACAACGGCATTGCCCAGGCCATGAATAAGGGACTCCGGCTTGCCACCGGTGATTATATCCTTTTTTTAAATGCCGATGATTATTTGTTGGAAAACCATACAATAGAAAAAGCAGTGGGCCGGATGACGGGGGATATTGATATTCACGGGTTCAGTGTATTGTATGGGGATGATGAAAAAACTGTGAAAATGAAATCCACGCCATTTTCTTTTATGATTAATTTTAAAACCTGCATCATGCATCAAGGGGCTTTTTGCAAAAGGGAACTGTTTGATCGAATCGGGCCGTTTAATGAAACTTTTTCCATCGCAATGGACTACGATTTTTTTTTAAGGGCATACCACGCAAAGAGCAGCATTCAATGTCATGGCTATCCCACAAGCTTTATGCGGGATACAGGGGTCAGCTCTCAAAAGGATTTTAAAAGTCTGCAAAAACGGTTTGCAGAAGAACGGGACGCCCATTATAAGAATGTAATCCATCCCGGGATGAAAATGCTCTACCATGTGTATTGGATATTATATCCAATCTATAGAAGAATAAAGTGGATAAAACAAACATGA
- a CDS encoding prepilin-type N-terminal cleavage/methylation domain-containing protein — translation MSRLKNVKRSGFTLLEVMIVVAIVGIGAALAYPNMIDMVHEYRLRSVARGVFSDLQEIKLLAVNEHVRTAVFVDEGNDTYTLFRDDNPEDWNFDSGGGELIRTVDVKAEGLEITCTAVSDTMGFNSRGVPDKFGTITIKLSAIREKKVVLSIAGNIRVE, via the coding sequence GTGAGTAGGTTAAAAAATGTAAAACGTTCCGGATTTACACTCTTGGAGGTAATGATTGTCGTTGCCATTGTCGGCATCGGTGCAGCTCTTGCTTATCCAAACATGATTGACATGGTTCATGAATATAGATTGAGGAGTGTAGCACGCGGTGTTTTTTCGGATCTTCAGGAGATCAAGCTGCTGGCGGTCAATGAGCATGTCAGGACTGCGGTCTTTGTTGATGAGGGCAATGACACCTATACGCTTTTCAGGGATGATAACCCTGAAGATTGGAATTTTGATTCGGGTGGCGGCGAATTGATCCGCACGGTTGACGTCAAGGCAGAGGGCTTGGAAATCACATGTACAGCGGTGAGTGATACCATGGGATTTAACTCACGAGGGGTGCCGGATAAGTTTGGGACCATTACGATCAAACTGAGTGCGATCCGGGAGAAAAAGGTTGTTTTGAGTATCGCCGGAAATATCCGGGTGGAGTGA
- a CDS encoding ABC transporter permease subunit, producing MNKVLAIGLNTFKESIRDKIFYSLLFFAVILILVSIVLGKLTIGDPMKIIKDFGLGSISIGGTLIAIFVGIGMVYKEMEKRTIYIILSKPLARWQFLMGKYLGLSLTILVEVAVMAVLLFALCFAYEKIVPWSLLTAIVPIYIEIMIILAFAVFFRFFKPVFKRHGYPGHFYHRAFHTGSATACQSVPRHCV from the coding sequence ATGAATAAAGTGCTGGCCATCGGTCTGAATACATTCAAAGAGTCTATCCGGGATAAAATTTTTTACAGCCTTTTGTTTTTTGCTGTAATTTTAATTTTGGTTTCCATCGTTTTAGGCAAGCTGACCATCGGCGATCCCATGAAAATCATAAAGGATTTCGGGCTTGGGTCCATATCCATCGGCGGGACGCTTATCGCTATTTTTGTTGGCATTGGGATGGTGTACAAGGAGATGGAAAAACGCACCATTTACATTATTCTTTCCAAGCCGTTGGCCCGGTGGCAGTTTCTCATGGGCAAGTATTTAGGGCTTAGTCTGACTATACTGGTGGAGGTCGCAGTGATGGCAGTGCTGTTATTTGCCCTGTGCTTCGCATATGAAAAAATAGTGCCATGGTCTCTGTTAACAGCGATTGTGCCCATTTACATTGAAATAATGATAATCCTTGCTTTTGCCGTTTTTTTCCGCTTTTTCAAGCCCGTTTTTAAGCGGCATGGTTACCCTGGCCATTTTTATCATCGGGCATTTCACACAGGATCTGCGACTGCTTGCCAAAGCGTCCCAAGACACTGTGTTTAA
- a CDS encoding type II toxin-antitoxin system VapC family toxin, producing the protein MILDTCALLWLAGNDRDRISKKTWDKMDQSPVAGIISITGFEIGLKYQANKLKLPTTPDQWVKLAVEFHQLEVIPLNMEMCLLSSKLPPIHKDPCDRFIIAAAILRGMPVVTTDRRFAEYGITVFN; encoded by the coding sequence ATGATTCTGGATACATGTGCATTGCTCTGGCTGGCTGGAAATGATCGTGATCGAATTTCGAAAAAGACATGGGATAAGATGGATCAGTCCCCGGTCGCAGGCATTATTTCAATCACTGGATTTGAGATTGGGTTGAAGTATCAGGCCAATAAACTCAAACTGCCCACAACGCCGGATCAATGGGTCAAATTAGCTGTAGAATTCCATCAGCTTGAAGTGATTCCATTAAACATGGAAATGTGTTTGCTGTCTTCAAAATTACCACCAATTCATAAAGACCCCTGCGACCGTTTTATCATAGCGGCAGCCATACTTCGAGGCATGCCGGTTGTAACCACGGACCGGCGTTTCGCTGAGTATGGCATAACAGTTTTTAATTGA